One window of the Leucobacter komagatae genome contains the following:
- a CDS encoding metal-sensitive transcriptional regulator produces the protein MVNRLRRAHGQLAAVIEAVEGEAHCRDVVQQLSAVTKALDRAGFLVISTALQECLADPDNEDSAKPEELEKLFLSLA, from the coding sequence ATCGTGAACCGGTTGCGCCGCGCGCACGGTCAGCTCGCCGCGGTCATTGAAGCCGTTGAGGGGGAGGCGCACTGCCGCGACGTGGTGCAGCAGCTCTCGGCGGTGACCAAGGCGCTCGACCGCGCCGGCTTTCTCGTCATCTCGACCGCGCTGCAGGAGTGCCTGGCTGACCCCGATAACGAGGACTCGGCGAAGCCCGAGGAGCTCGAGAAGCTGTTTCTGTCACTCGCGTAG
- a CDS encoding toxin, producing MNVHSSATKHGVLPEDAERAASWALWVEDLDENSPARQLRLGFDTRGRLLETVVLVFDSGNELVIHAMKARPGMIELLPKQ from the coding sequence GTGAACGTTCACAGCTCCGCGACGAAGCACGGGGTGCTGCCCGAGGATGCTGAGCGGGCCGCGAGCTGGGCGCTCTGGGTGGAAGACCTGGACGAGAATAGCCCGGCACGTCAGCTCCGGTTGGGCTTTGACACGAGGGGCCGCTTGCTAGAGACGGTCGTCCTAGTGTTTGACAGTGGAAATGAGCTCGTGATTCACGCAATGAAAGCACGCCCCGGAATGATCGAGTTGCTGCCGAAGCAGTGA
- a CDS encoding ABC transporter ATP-binding protein translates to MHRNDIDAQAALRATGLSKRFGDFPAVSDASFEVRRGRAFGLLGPNGSGKTTIVRLLNGILAPTAGSVELFGEPLTLESGDRLRSRVGVQTDTNLYETLTVHENLKIWGELYGVPKAKLPGRIAELLEVLGLADRAGSLAGTLSKGMRQKVAVGRAIIHEPELLFLDEPTAGLDPEASLELIDYLGQMIASGKTTLVICTHQLHGLEELCEDAGFLMHGEMVARGQITDLISERWPGRRVTVSLGDSGPTGSAAAALVARAVPGGEAAVSTEGSLALTLADDAAVEAAVAALATGGAAIRAVVPDTPTLGDLYFDVIKSQREAAR, encoded by the coding sequence ATGCACCGCAACGACATCGACGCCCAAGCCGCGCTCCGCGCGACCGGCCTCTCGAAGCGCTTCGGCGACTTCCCGGCCGTGTCGGACGCGTCGTTCGAGGTGCGCCGCGGGCGCGCATTCGGGCTACTCGGGCCGAACGGCTCGGGCAAGACGACGATCGTGCGCCTCCTCAACGGCATACTCGCCCCGACGGCGGGCAGCGTCGAGCTGTTCGGTGAACCGCTCACGCTCGAGTCGGGCGACCGCCTCCGCAGCCGGGTCGGCGTGCAGACCGACACGAACCTCTACGAGACGCTCACGGTGCACGAGAACCTTAAGATCTGGGGCGAGCTCTACGGGGTGCCGAAGGCGAAGTTGCCCGGCCGCATCGCCGAGCTCCTCGAGGTGCTGGGGCTCGCCGACCGGGCTGGCTCGCTCGCCGGAACCCTGAGCAAGGGCATGCGGCAGAAGGTCGCGGTCGGCCGTGCGATCATCCACGAACCCGAGCTCTTGTTTCTCGACGAGCCGACGGCTGGCCTCGACCCCGAGGCGTCGCTTGAGCTGATCGATTACCTGGGGCAGATGATCGCGTCGGGCAAGACGACCCTCGTCATCTGCACCCACCAGCTGCACGGGCTCGAGGAACTCTGCGAAGACGCGGGCTTCCTCATGCACGGCGAGATGGTCGCGCGGGGCCAGATCACCGATCTCATCAGCGAGCGCTGGCCCGGGCGCCGCGTCACCGTGAGCCTCGGCGATTCCGGGCCGACCGGGAGCGCCGCGGCCGCGCTCGTCGCCCGCGCAGTTCCGGGCGGCGAGGCCGCCGTCTCCACAGAGGGATCCCTCGCCCTCACCCTCGCCGACGACGCCGCCGTCGAGGCCGCCGTCGCGGCGCTCGCGACAGGGGGCGCGGCGATCCGCGCCGTCGTCCCAGATACGCCGACGCTCGGCGACCTCTATTTCGATGTCATCAAGTCACAGCGGGAGGCTGCACGATGA
- a CDS encoding amino acid ABC transporter permease, protein MSAAQQPAPTGPIEIDLTTPDIGRRRLSWWIWGGVGAVALVGVARFMIVTPGWQWNVVAEYLFKPEILRGVMNTIWLTVLSAITGLIAGGLVAFLRMSENPAFRAAGTAFIWLMRAIPALVVLLFIFFMGALVPEFTFGIPFTDVTFFSVKTNDVINKFSAALIGLTLIQAAYVGEIYRAGILSVSKGQYEAAGAIGMTRAQAMRRIIMPQAIRVIIPPLSNELITLFKSTSLVSVIGFTELLTSVQLVYGRTYQTIPMLLVACLWYLLLTSVAMVGQSALEKHYSKGFVRRSKLKTLEVPA, encoded by the coding sequence ATGTCTGCAGCTCAACAACCGGCCCCTACCGGGCCGATTGAGATCGATCTCACTACACCGGATATCGGCAGGCGGCGTCTCTCCTGGTGGATCTGGGGAGGCGTTGGGGCCGTGGCGCTCGTTGGCGTAGCCAGATTCATGATCGTGACGCCTGGCTGGCAATGGAACGTGGTTGCCGAGTATCTCTTCAAACCCGAGATCTTGCGCGGTGTGATGAATACCATCTGGCTGACCGTGCTCTCTGCGATCACGGGTCTCATCGCGGGTGGCTTGGTCGCCTTCCTGCGTATGTCTGAGAATCCCGCGTTTCGTGCCGCAGGAACCGCCTTCATCTGGTTGATGCGAGCGATCCCTGCACTCGTAGTGTTGCTCTTCATCTTCTTCATGGGGGCGTTGGTGCCGGAGTTTACCTTTGGGATCCCCTTCACCGACGTAACGTTTTTCTCTGTCAAGACGAACGATGTGATTAACAAGTTCTCGGCTGCGCTGATTGGCCTGACCCTGATCCAAGCAGCGTACGTCGGTGAGATCTACCGTGCGGGAATTCTCTCGGTTTCGAAAGGACAGTACGAGGCCGCTGGTGCGATCGGGATGACTCGCGCGCAGGCGATGCGACGCATCATCATGCCACAGGCAATTCGGGTGATCATTCCTCCGCTGAGCAATGAACTCATCACGCTGTTCAAGAGCACTTCGCTGGTCTCGGTCATCGGGTTCACTGAACTTCTGACCTCGGTGCAGCTTGTCTACGGCCGCACCTACCAGACGATCCCAATGCTGCTCGTTGCCTGTCTGTGGTACCTGCTCCTCACCAGCGTTGCCATGGTTGGACAAAGCGCGCTCGAGAAGCATTACTCAAAGGGATTTGTGCGCCGCAGCAAACTGAAGACCCTGGAGGTTCCCGCATGA
- a CDS encoding RNA-directed DNA polymerase — protein MEFTLDDLSLAFRKAKADLFYSSNSRPFELLEYEEDLLSRLRDLRDKLNGDDELWVTERKFVGGYFVVPAGFQWGGDSHTMQSGVVRSSPYEEWRARAADKSAVGAATFRLMNACSIDMHVLSALWVGHVGALFDEKLERSVRGNRLRRTESGAYNWYSIGSTVPYLMPYSSWKSDGFDAIEEGLASGQAMTAFTADVTAFFHRIDPQFLGSEKFQRDVLGVKLEPREDKLNRLLLSALSAWAAHQTRRIGEEVRGLPVGLSASGVVANLALTELDRLIEEEVKPRYYGRYVDDIILVLDGKGHFNSVEEAWRWLAQRTARSQRPATLGCDDRGGAFASDYLTGSEFRFDSEKNRLFLLDPDTAESMLRGMRHVIEERSSEWRMMPVLPEGSDDISQVFARASQLNGDPAGSLGEVTSVATSRSAFALVLRDFEAFSRDLPPQEWQAQRSKFFKMVREHIFTPSRLLEMDQYVQRVLSLAVVCGDRGSLSALVRRMVGVFLEITEGGYALEAKGMAPQRVPLFEKKLKGMWARHIREQVWRAVYLSGPPVEEVLQELAEILASLPATRPSAETLGSLRLVEYERLQARDLAMRPARLRWFPRSMSLPSERADAAPRRTQAGTAVLERKTVPRKLRRPLAELASVLHLAGDEPEITASEFLARNPALAFPTRPLDVGEMLAISRFLSKTEFGNDENEEELGKVADWVFATRGFTFDPDLGEGMRVIDERGRKTVSLRNTAPFGSSKPVPEGASSAERKRVLALSMYETSEDSVIAALHGAPMLTGDRYRSLARIVNATLELEDKADYLILGELAIPSQWFFPAARKLMGVGTSLIAGVDYLVDDEKRTVRNQMWCALVNTEFGFRTLATFSQDKQIPAHSERRNLAAQNGYRLEPENQWRFPPLVSHDGFYFSMVICSELTNIEYRASLRGDIDMLIVPEWNQDLHTFEPLVESAALDIHAYIAQVNNRLHGDTRVRVPAGSEWKRDVLRLRGGMHDYVVAVEIDWRSLRAFQTQESSSSKAYKPLPDGFTLAARRGTVPRKRDV, from the coding sequence ATGGAATTTACCCTCGACGATCTTTCATTGGCGTTTCGAAAGGCAAAGGCAGACCTCTTCTATTCAAGCAATTCCAGGCCATTTGAGTTGCTTGAGTACGAGGAGGATCTCCTCTCGCGCTTGCGTGACCTGCGCGACAAGCTCAACGGCGATGACGAGTTGTGGGTCACTGAACGAAAGTTTGTCGGGGGATACTTTGTGGTTCCCGCCGGATTCCAATGGGGCGGCGATAGTCACACTATGCAATCAGGCGTGGTTCGTTCGTCACCATACGAAGAGTGGCGGGCACGAGCCGCAGACAAGTCCGCCGTGGGTGCTGCGACCTTCCGGCTTATGAATGCGTGCAGCATTGATATGCATGTTCTTAGTGCCCTCTGGGTGGGGCATGTGGGAGCACTCTTCGACGAAAAGTTGGAGCGCAGTGTGCGGGGCAACAGGTTACGTCGGACCGAATCCGGTGCCTACAACTGGTATTCGATTGGCAGCACGGTGCCTTACCTTATGCCCTACAGTTCTTGGAAAAGTGATGGTTTCGACGCCATCGAAGAAGGCCTCGCGTCTGGTCAAGCTATGACAGCTTTTACCGCAGATGTTACTGCGTTCTTTCATCGGATAGACCCGCAGTTCCTTGGGAGCGAGAAGTTTCAACGCGACGTGCTTGGCGTCAAACTCGAACCAAGGGAAGACAAGCTGAACCGGCTCCTGCTCTCAGCTCTGAGCGCCTGGGCTGCGCACCAGACAAGGCGAATTGGCGAAGAAGTCCGCGGACTGCCGGTCGGGCTTTCTGCAAGCGGGGTGGTGGCAAACCTGGCGCTAACTGAGTTGGACCGACTCATCGAAGAAGAAGTTAAGCCTCGGTACTACGGCCGCTACGTGGACGACATCATCTTGGTGCTAGATGGGAAGGGACATTTCAATTCAGTTGAAGAAGCATGGCGATGGCTAGCGCAACGGACCGCGCGCAGTCAACGTCCCGCAACCCTGGGGTGCGACGACCGGGGAGGGGCCTTCGCTTCCGACTATTTGACGGGCTCTGAGTTCAGATTTGACAGTGAAAAGAACAGACTTTTCCTGTTGGATCCGGATACTGCTGAGAGCATGCTTCGTGGGATGCGTCATGTCATCGAAGAGCGCTCGAGTGAATGGCGAATGATGCCAGTCTTGCCCGAAGGATCAGACGATATCTCTCAAGTCTTTGCGAGGGCGAGCCAGCTCAATGGGGATCCTGCGGGGAGTCTCGGTGAGGTGACAAGCGTGGCTACTAGCCGCTCGGCGTTTGCACTTGTCCTTCGTGACTTTGAAGCGTTTTCTCGTGACCTTCCGCCACAGGAGTGGCAGGCGCAGCGCTCGAAGTTTTTCAAAATGGTTCGGGAACACATCTTCACGCCGTCGAGACTGTTGGAGATGGACCAGTATGTGCAAAGGGTGCTGTCACTCGCCGTTGTTTGCGGAGATCGGGGCAGCCTCTCAGCGTTGGTACGCCGGATGGTTGGTGTCTTCCTAGAAATCACGGAGGGCGGTTACGCGTTAGAGGCCAAAGGTATGGCGCCCCAGAGGGTTCCCTTATTCGAGAAGAAGCTCAAGGGAATGTGGGCCAGGCATATTCGAGAGCAAGTGTGGCGGGCAGTGTACTTATCAGGCCCGCCGGTAGAGGAAGTCCTGCAAGAGCTCGCCGAGATTCTGGCGTCGTTGCCAGCCACCAGGCCAAGCGCAGAGACGTTGGGCTCCTTGCGGCTAGTTGAATACGAACGGCTTCAGGCGCGCGACTTGGCCATGAGGCCAGCTCGGCTGCGGTGGTTCCCGCGGAGTATGAGCCTCCCCAGCGAACGGGCGGATGCTGCTCCTCGACGTACGCAGGCCGGAACTGCCGTACTCGAAAGGAAAACAGTTCCGCGTAAGCTCCGCCGGCCACTGGCTGAGCTTGCCAGTGTGCTGCACCTCGCTGGCGATGAGCCGGAAATCACTGCGTCAGAGTTCCTCGCGCGGAACCCAGCTCTCGCTTTTCCCACCCGACCGCTCGACGTGGGTGAGATGCTTGCCATATCAAGATTCCTGTCCAAAACCGAGTTCGGCAATGACGAGAACGAGGAAGAACTGGGGAAAGTCGCCGATTGGGTGTTTGCCACCCGAGGGTTCACATTCGACCCCGATCTCGGTGAGGGGATGCGCGTTATTGACGAGAGAGGCAGGAAGACAGTTTCGTTGCGAAACACTGCTCCGTTTGGTTCCTCCAAGCCGGTCCCTGAAGGAGCTTCAAGTGCGGAAAGGAAAAGAGTTCTTGCCCTCTCGATGTACGAGACTAGCGAGGACAGCGTGATCGCCGCCCTTCACGGGGCCCCGATGCTCACCGGGGATCGATATCGTTCGTTGGCGCGAATCGTGAATGCGACACTCGAACTCGAAGACAAAGCAGACTATCTCATTCTGGGAGAGCTGGCGATTCCGTCTCAATGGTTCTTCCCGGCTGCCCGCAAGCTCATGGGCGTCGGAACTAGCCTGATCGCCGGAGTTGACTATCTGGTTGATGATGAAAAGCGGACAGTGAGAAACCAGATGTGGTGCGCATTGGTGAACACTGAATTTGGGTTCCGAACACTGGCTACGTTTTCTCAAGACAAGCAGATTCCTGCGCACAGCGAACGAAGAAATCTTGCGGCTCAGAATGGATATCGACTCGAGCCAGAGAACCAGTGGCGGTTTCCACCCCTCGTCAGCCACGACGGGTTTTATTTTTCAATGGTCATTTGCAGTGAGTTGACGAACATTGAATACCGGGCCTCTTTGCGCGGCGACATTGACATGTTGATTGTTCCTGAGTGGAACCAGGACTTGCACACGTTCGAGCCTCTGGTTGAGTCCGCGGCGCTCGATATTCATGCGTACATCGCGCAAGTGAATAACCGGCTGCATGGTGACACAAGGGTCAGGGTGCCGGCCGGTAGCGAATGGAAGCGGGATGTGCTGAGACTTCGCGGTGGCATGCATGATTATGTCGTTGCGGTAGAGATCGACTGGCGGTCGCTTCGTGCATTTCAGACACAAGAGTCGTCGTCTTCTAAGGCTTACAAGCCCTTGCCGGACGGATTCACATTGGCGGCGAGAAGGGGAACCGTTCCAAGGAAACGCGACGTGTAG
- a CDS encoding transporter substrate-binding domain-containing protein, with protein MTIKRSLKISSLAAVAALMLAGCTAADSEKPAASAEGEASAFALPTELRKPTGEFGALKDLVPADEDGVWIAAGSGQVAPLQYVPEGNSEIIGIVADLTAEYAHRLGLELKIEQVSGGGVMPGVESGRYDAALASGDFIERRGTASFVDILKGGTALIGNAAAPTDISGVDALCGHSLAVTISSIQQTRAEEENKTCIDAGNDPIDVQPYDTVQAAVLAVQSQQAEVAWSDISPINVILAETPGVFELVGDLMWYAPYGVAISVDRPEMVEAVRASLQSMHDDGTYHEILERWGSESLELDEIVVNGSEF; from the coding sequence ATGACTATTAAACGATCACTGAAGATCTCGTCCCTCGCGGCGGTAGCCGCGCTCATGCTTGCCGGTTGCACCGCGGCAGACAGCGAGAAGCCGGCGGCGAGCGCCGAAGGGGAGGCGAGCGCGTTTGCGCTTCCGACCGAGCTGCGAAAGCCCACGGGCGAGTTTGGCGCGCTCAAGGATCTCGTCCCGGCGGACGAGGACGGTGTCTGGATTGCTGCAGGTTCCGGGCAGGTGGCGCCACTGCAGTATGTCCCTGAAGGAAACAGCGAAATCATCGGCATTGTGGCCGACCTTACGGCCGAGTACGCGCACCGTCTCGGGCTCGAACTCAAGATTGAACAGGTCTCGGGCGGCGGCGTGATGCCGGGAGTCGAATCGGGCCGTTACGACGCTGCCCTTGCGTCGGGCGACTTCATTGAGCGGCGGGGCACGGCGTCGTTTGTTGACATCCTCAAGGGCGGCACCGCGCTCATTGGCAACGCCGCGGCGCCAACCGATATCAGCGGCGTCGATGCGCTCTGTGGTCACTCGCTCGCGGTCACTATTAGCTCAATCCAGCAGACGCGCGCAGAAGAAGAGAACAAGACCTGCATCGACGCAGGGAATGATCCGATCGACGTTCAGCCCTATGACACGGTGCAGGCGGCAGTGCTTGCGGTGCAATCGCAGCAAGCTGAGGTCGCCTGGTCTGATATCTCACCGATCAACGTGATCCTCGCCGAGACTCCCGGAGTATTCGAACTCGTGGGAGATCTCATGTGGTACGCCCCCTACGGGGTCGCAATCTCGGTTGATCGGCCCGAGATGGTTGAAGCCGTGCGTGCTTCGCTGCAGAGCATGCATGACGACGGGACCTACCACGAGATCCTTGAACGGTGGGGGAGCGAATCGCTTGAACTCGATGAGATCGTCGTTAACGGTTCAGAGTTCTAA
- a CDS encoding ABC transporter permease subunit, producing the protein MNGRRILTIARKDLSEVLRNKQAIAPLLVVPILFAAVFPAAIALLGRSPVLTASVNGLDAFLDNLPAGVLPPDLNTGGIVVYAALTYFMAPMFLMIPIMVASVIGSSSFVGEKERRTLEGLLYTPVTNRELVLGKVLASLVPAVVVTWGSFVIYTIIANVLGNPVVGRAFFPNVTWLIVVFLLVPAIAFLAITLIVAVSGRSTTVQGAQGISVLVLLPVLALVIGQATGLMLFDAPVALIAVVVIAAIDVAVFLAVAKTFQRERLVTKLT; encoded by the coding sequence ATGAACGGCCGCAGGATCCTGACCATCGCCCGCAAGGACCTGAGCGAGGTGCTCCGCAACAAGCAGGCCATCGCGCCGCTCCTCGTCGTCCCGATCCTCTTCGCCGCGGTGTTTCCAGCCGCGATCGCACTGCTCGGGAGGAGCCCGGTGCTCACGGCGTCGGTGAACGGCCTCGATGCGTTCCTCGACAACCTTCCCGCCGGGGTGCTCCCGCCCGACCTCAACACCGGCGGGATCGTCGTCTACGCCGCGCTCACGTATTTCATGGCACCGATGTTTCTCATGATCCCGATCATGGTCGCGTCGGTGATCGGCAGCTCAAGCTTCGTTGGCGAGAAGGAGCGGCGCACGCTCGAGGGCCTGCTCTACACGCCGGTGACGAACCGCGAGCTCGTGCTCGGCAAGGTGCTCGCCTCGCTCGTGCCGGCCGTCGTCGTGACGTGGGGATCATTCGTGATCTACACGATCATCGCGAACGTGCTCGGCAACCCAGTCGTCGGCCGCGCGTTCTTTCCGAACGTCACGTGGCTCATCGTCGTCTTCCTGCTTGTGCCGGCCATCGCGTTTCTCGCGATCACGCTAATCGTCGCGGTGTCGGGGCGCTCGACGACGGTGCAGGGCGCGCAAGGGATCTCGGTCCTCGTGCTGCTGCCCGTGCTCGCGCTCGTCATCGGGCAGGCGACGGGCCTCATGCTGTTTGACGCGCCGGTTGCGCTCATCGCCGTCGTGGTCATCGCCGCGATCGATGTCGCAGTGTTCCTCGCGGTCGCGAAGACCTTCCAGCGCGAGCGCCTCGTCACCAAGCTGACGTAG
- a CDS encoding aldo/keto reductase: MNTARLGTTDVEVSRLSLGSWYTYSRLSFEAGVELVRTALDNGLTFFDVAYYRNSPHTELIFSRLIREAGAKREDYQIAEKLWYFSYPEESLSDQANRMLRRVDEEFVDTLIIEHPRPGMSVEKLVDEITEIVADGRARSWGALNWVPEDLMRAHDHATANGVQGPALAQLKYSIVRRNVVEEQYRQVVEQTGMSIHASDTMEGGILAGVLNPERHIGIDVGEIREQIKGTVPKVLEAARRLDITPAQFSLAWCLTNPQVASLLFGATRPERLIENIEAVRIASEHGAEIRAAAEGLGIDAHALDAPYTHDRPLIGDYVA, encoded by the coding sequence ATGAACACCGCACGACTTGGAACCACTGACGTTGAGGTTTCGCGACTGTCACTCGGATCTTGGTACACGTATTCAAGGCTGAGTTTCGAGGCCGGGGTTGAACTGGTCCGAACCGCCCTCGACAACGGACTGACCTTCTTCGACGTGGCGTACTACCGGAATTCTCCTCATACGGAGCTCATCTTCAGCCGGCTGATCCGTGAGGCGGGGGCAAAGCGGGAGGACTACCAGATCGCTGAGAAGCTCTGGTACTTCTCCTACCCCGAGGAGTCGCTCAGTGACCAGGCGAATCGCATGCTGCGTCGGGTTGACGAGGAGTTTGTAGACACGCTGATCATCGAACACCCACGCCCGGGAATGAGCGTCGAGAAGCTCGTCGACGAGATCACGGAGATCGTTGCTGATGGCCGTGCCCGTAGCTGGGGTGCATTGAACTGGGTTCCCGAAGACTTGATGCGGGCTCATGATCACGCCACCGCAAACGGCGTGCAGGGCCCGGCTCTTGCCCAGCTGAAGTACTCCATTGTCCGGAGAAACGTTGTCGAAGAGCAGTATCGCCAGGTTGTTGAGCAGACTGGTATGAGCATCCACGCGTCCGACACGATGGAGGGTGGCATCCTGGCGGGCGTCCTCAATCCGGAGCGTCATATCGGCATTGACGTTGGAGAGATCCGCGAGCAGATCAAGGGCACCGTGCCCAAGGTCCTCGAGGCAGCACGGCGTCTTGACATCACGCCGGCCCAGTTCTCGCTTGCATGGTGCTTGACCAACCCACAGGTTGCGTCGCTGCTCTTTGGCGCGACTCGCCCAGAGCGACTCATCGAGAACATTGAGGCTGTTCGAATTGCATCAGAACATGGCGCCGAGATTCGCGCCGCGGCCGAGGGGCTCGGCATTGACGCGCACGCCCTTGACGCGCCGTACACCCATGACCGCCCCCTGATTGGCGACTACGTCGCGTAA
- a CDS encoding amino acid ABC transporter ATP-binding protein, with product MSTPVVTVRGLIKKYHDTAVLQGVDLTLDRGEVLSIIGPSGSGKSTLLRCLNQLEEVDGGEIRHGDELLGIETVRGRLMRVREKDVVRQRRAFGMVFQHFNLFPHMTALQNVMEGPTQVRRMPQADARALALEELKRVGLAGHANHYPAELSGGQQQRVAIARALAMRPEIMLFDEPTSALDPELVDEVLDVIRGLAAEGMTMVIVTHEMSLAQEISDSVVVMDRGQVVEAGPPTQIFRAPRSERTRRFVAKLIAAQQKTEEKENL from the coding sequence ATGAGTACCCCCGTTGTGACGGTCCGTGGACTGATCAAGAAGTACCACGACACTGCTGTGCTCCAGGGCGTGGACTTGACGCTGGACCGGGGCGAGGTGCTGAGCATCATTGGGCCGTCTGGCTCGGGTAAGTCAACTCTGTTGCGCTGCCTGAACCAATTGGAAGAGGTAGACGGCGGTGAGATTCGCCATGGAGACGAACTGCTTGGAATAGAAACTGTCCGCGGAAGACTCATGAGAGTGCGTGAGAAAGACGTGGTCAGACAGCGGCGTGCGTTCGGGATGGTGTTCCAGCACTTTAATCTCTTCCCACACATGACCGCTCTGCAAAATGTGATGGAGGGGCCAACCCAGGTTCGTCGCATGCCGCAGGCTGATGCTCGGGCCCTTGCCTTGGAAGAGCTCAAACGAGTCGGCCTCGCCGGTCATGCAAACCACTATCCGGCCGAACTCTCGGGCGGTCAACAGCAGCGAGTGGCGATTGCCCGGGCGCTTGCCATGCGCCCGGAGATCATGCTGTTCGATGAGCCAACGAGTGCACTTGATCCGGAGTTGGTCGACGAAGTTCTTGACGTGATTCGCGGCCTCGCCGCCGAGGGAATGACGATGGTGATCGTCACGCATGAGATGAGTCTCGCGCAAGAGATTTCCGACAGCGTCGTAGTGATGGATCGCGGTCAAGTCGTTGAGGCTGGCCCGCCCACGCAGATCTTCCGCGCCCCGCGGTCGGAACGGACGCGCCGGTTCGTGGCCAAGCTCATCGCAGCTCAACAGAAAACAGAAGAGAAGGAGAATCTATGA
- the trxA gene encoding thioredoxin, whose protein sequence is MATTNLTVDSFVPTVDADGIVFVDFWAAWCGPCRSFAPVFEQASEKHPDITFGKVDTEAEQALAAEFQITSIPTLMVFRDGILVFSQAGALPAQQLEHLVQGARDLDMDDVRKQLAAATAASGSEQAPA, encoded by the coding sequence ATGGCCACAACAAACCTCACGGTCGACTCGTTCGTTCCCACAGTCGACGCCGACGGCATCGTGTTCGTCGACTTCTGGGCCGCCTGGTGCGGGCCGTGCCGCTCGTTCGCGCCGGTCTTCGAGCAGGCCTCCGAGAAGCACCCCGACATCACCTTCGGCAAGGTCGACACCGAGGCTGAACAGGCGCTCGCTGCCGAGTTTCAGATCACGTCGATCCCGACGCTGATGGTCTTCCGCGACGGCATCCTCGTCTTCTCGCAGGCTGGCGCGCTCCCCGCGCAGCAGCTCGAGCACCTCGTTCAGGGCGCGCGCGATCTCGACATGGACGACGTGCGGAAGCAGCTCGCCGCGGCCACCGCCGCCTCTGGCTCCGAGCAGGCCCCCGCCTAA
- a CDS encoding ribbon-helix-helix protein, CopG family yields the protein MAENETINGVPVSEAQIAAWAAEAEAGYDIAALKKRGRGRPGRGAEPSQVVALRLTLAEIAALDERAEREGKSRSEVIREALHLSVP from the coding sequence ATGGCTGAGAACGAGACGATCAACGGCGTGCCAGTCAGCGAAGCACAGATCGCTGCGTGGGCCGCCGAAGCCGAGGCGGGGTACGACATTGCGGCGCTCAAGAAACGTGGCAGGGGCCGGCCCGGTCGCGGTGCCGAGCCCTCTCAGGTGGTCGCATTGCGGCTGACCCTTGCCGAGATTGCAGCGCTCGATGAGCGCGCCGAGCGCGAAGGGAAGTCCCGGTCTGAAGTGATCCGCGAAGCGCTGCATCTTTCGGTGCCGTGA
- a CDS encoding MarR family winged helix-turn-helix transcriptional regulator: MRMRRATGTIGEFARAEHGSRTGELSTAGQRIMLTLTLCGPLTQSDIAGLTGMSRAAVSSAVRTLLADGMISRETSPHDGRAVVHTATEEGLETYQRVFLERNQRESKLLQALTPDDQIHLMEILEKLMRVAAEETGQGITRAPTEPAR; this comes from the coding sequence ATGAGAATGCGTCGAGCCACGGGAACGATTGGCGAATTCGCACGCGCAGAGCACGGCTCGCGCACGGGAGAACTCTCCACCGCAGGGCAACGCATCATGCTCACGCTCACCCTCTGCGGGCCACTCACCCAATCGGACATCGCAGGGCTTACCGGCATGAGTAGAGCCGCAGTCTCGTCTGCCGTGCGCACGCTGCTCGCCGACGGGATGATTAGCAGGGAAACATCCCCGCACGATGGACGAGCAGTCGTGCACACAGCGACCGAAGAGGGCCTGGAAACGTATCAGCGCGTTTTCCTCGAGCGCAACCAACGCGAGTCAAAGCTGCTGCAAGCTCTCACGCCGGACGATCAAATCCACCTCATGGAAATACTCGAAAAGCTCATGCGCGTCGCTGCCGAAGAAACCGGCCAGGGCATTACCCGCGCCCCAACTGAGCCCGCGCGGTAG